The genomic DNA CACCGACTGGTTCGCTGCTCAATCTCGGCTTCGATCGCAGCCCTTCCAATGAAGTCACGACCGTCTTCGCCGAGCTTCCGGAACATCCAATTCCACCCGAGCTCCTTCGGCGTCTCGCGCTGAGCGTCCACCCAGGCAAACCGCGAGGTGTGGAAATCAGCGCCCATGAGCAGCAGCCCTGCCTCCACACGAGCCATCTTGAGGGCGGTCGTCCCGATCGGCGTGAGGTTGTGGCCCCTCCCGGCCGCCACGAGTGCGTCCCAGACCGTGAGGGCGTCACCTGCGCGGATCCATAACTCGTAACCTAGGTCCCCCGTGTATCCGGTCCGAGAGATCGTCACCGGACATCCCGCCACATCCGCCGACGTCACAGCGAAGTATTTCAACGGGGTCACGGCGTCGGTCAGTTGTGAGAGCACCTGGTGCGCGTGAGGACCCTGTAGCGCGAGAATCCCGTAATCGTGGGTGATATCGTCGATCTGGACGTCTGTGCATGCGAGGTCGCGCGCGACAGTCCTGAAGTAGCGTAACGTCGGTTCCGCAGCTGTCAGCAAGTACTCGCCCGGGGCCACCTGCATGACCACGCCGTCCTGAAGCACGAATCCACGTGAGTCACACCAACAGGTGTATTGGGCACGTCCCTCGCCACAGCCGGCAATGTCGCGTGCCATGGCTCGCTCGAGGACCTTCTTCGCATCCGATCCCGCGAAGCGGTACTTGAAGAGTGGCGACGTATCGAGCAGCGAGACCGAGTT from Longimicrobiales bacterium includes the following:
- a CDS encoding aminomethyltransferase family protein gives rise to the protein MPRTTPFQPRVESLNQTGLWKHWSGYRIAPQYQYSLNAEYYAIRNSVSLLDTSPLFKYRFAGSDAKKVLERAMARDIAGCGEGRAQYTCWCDSRGFVLQDGVVMQVAPGEYLLTAAEPTLRYFRTVARDLACTDVQIDDITHDYGILALQGPHAHQVLSQLTDAVTPLKYFAVTSADVAGCPVTISRTGYTGDLGYELWIRAGDALTVWDALVAAGRGHNLTPIGTTALKMARVEAGLLLMGADFHTSRFAWVDAQRETPKELGWNWMFRKLGEDGRDFIGRAAIEAEIEQRTSRWTTVGLAVDWNDYERVYNTAGVVPPRHEIYAESTMSIYRRGEKEWDYAGYASSFFSSSLLRTPLAIAKLPLDLAKPGSEVDLEVTVIRRPENVLARVERMPFFNPPRKTALMSEPMAGEST